In Syntrophorhabdaceae bacterium, one genomic interval encodes:
- a CDS encoding aldehyde dehydrogenase family protein: MATRSEESGYLFPTVKDIPKRFVLPHPIVNVRYLVGGSLKSWDGPTEEVFSPIWVEGPIGPGPLKLGSHPLVNETTALEALDAACHAFDEGKGVWPSLSATRRIEHVEAFVSAMKQKKSQIARLIMWEIGKTYDDAIKEFDRTVAYIRGTITALRRQERKANRTVCEQGIVGRTRRAPLGVALCMGPFNYPLYETFTFVAPALLTGNTVIFKPPRYGSLIFATLLEALCDAFPPGVVNLIFGEARRIIPPLIRSGRVDVLAFIGTKHIADQLKGFHPRPQRLTSILGLEAKNPAIILHDADLNVTVRESVMGALGFNGQRCAALKIFFVHRSIVEDFLKGMSHEMEKLKSGMPWEKNTFITPLIEPDRAAYLTQLVQDATRLGAKILRGSHPDRNLRLYEPAILYPVSKNMRIYHEEQFGPLIPVVPYDDIEEPLRYVSASGYGQQASVFGRDAEALATLVNHLSHQVSRININCKCQRTPDEFPFTGRKDSAQGVLSISEALLAFTTPLCITTRNTAPDSGLFFNVTGEKTPV, translated from the coding sequence TTGGCTACTCGCTCTGAAGAATCCGGATATTTGTTTCCAACCGTCAAGGATATTCCCAAACGGTTCGTTTTGCCCCATCCCATAGTGAACGTACGATATCTCGTCGGCGGCTCACTCAAGAGCTGGGACGGGCCGACAGAGGAAGTATTCTCGCCCATATGGGTTGAAGGCCCGATAGGCCCCGGTCCGCTAAAGCTCGGAAGTCATCCTCTTGTCAACGAGACTACCGCGTTAGAGGCCCTGGACGCGGCCTGCCACGCCTTCGACGAGGGCAAGGGCGTCTGGCCCTCTCTTTCCGCTACGCGACGGATCGAACACGTCGAGGCCTTCGTTTCCGCCATGAAACAGAAGAAAAGTCAGATCGCAAGGCTCATCATGTGGGAGATTGGCAAAACCTATGATGATGCAATCAAAGAATTCGATCGGACCGTTGCCTACATCCGGGGTACGATAACCGCACTGAGAAGGCAAGAGCGTAAGGCGAACCGAACAGTTTGTGAACAGGGCATCGTGGGAAGAACTAGACGGGCGCCGCTCGGGGTCGCGCTCTGTATGGGGCCCTTTAATTATCCCCTTTATGAAACGTTCACCTTTGTCGCTCCAGCGCTCCTCACCGGAAACACGGTCATTTTCAAACCCCCGAGATACGGGTCTCTCATTTTCGCCACGCTTCTCGAGGCGCTCTGCGATGCCTTTCCGCCCGGAGTTGTGAACCTGATCTTCGGGGAGGCCCGGAGGATAATACCGCCACTTATCAGATCAGGCCGGGTCGATGTGCTCGCCTTTATCGGCACCAAACACATAGCCGATCAATTGAAAGGCTTCCATCCGAGGCCACAGCGATTGACGAGCATCCTGGGTCTCGAGGCCAAGAACCCTGCCATCATACTTCACGACGCTGATCTCAATGTAACGGTCAGGGAATCTGTTATGGGGGCGCTCGGCTTTAACGGCCAGCGCTGCGCTGCGCTAAAGATATTCTTCGTGCACAGAAGTATTGTCGAGGATTTCCTCAAAGGCATGAGCCACGAAATGGAAAAGCTCAAATCCGGTATGCCCTGGGAAAAGAACACATTCATAACGCCTCTTATCGAACCGGACAGGGCAGCATACTTAACGCAACTTGTACAAGACGCCACCCGGTTGGGAGCAAAAATCCTCCGCGGCTCCCATCCCGACAGGAATCTTCGCCTCTATGAGCCCGCGATCCTCTATCCGGTAAGTAAGAACATGAGGATTTATCACGAGGAACAGTTCGGTCCCCTCATTCCTGTTGTGCCCTACGACGATATCGAAGAACCGCTGCGGTATGTGAGCGCCTCCGGTTACGGACAACAGGCAAGCGTCTTCGGGAGAGACGCGGAGGCGCTCGCTACACTCGTCAACCACCTGTCCCACCAGGTGAGCAGGATAAATATAAACTGCAAGTGCCAACGAACGCCCGATGAGTTCCCCTTTACCGGGAGAAAGGATTCGGCTCAAGGCGTTCTTTCGATCTCCGAGGCCCTTCTCGCTTTCACAACCCCCTTATGCATCACCACACGAAACACGGCGCCGGACAGCGGGCTATTCTTTAACGTAACCGGAGAGAAAACCCCGGTCTGA
- a CDS encoding DRTGG domain-containing protein, with the protein MKLKDIAKILDAQVLCCADSLDREVKACFACDLISEMLLYVNPQSLLITSLTNAHVIHTAQVMDASGVIFVGGKKPEEAVIKSGKLNNVPLLSTPHLIYECCGRLFTNGIRGDKKIPVD; encoded by the coding sequence ATGAAACTGAAAGATATTGCAAAAATCCTCGACGCACAGGTGCTCTGCTGTGCCGATTCTCTTGATCGGGAAGTAAAGGCCTGTTTTGCCTGCGACCTCATCAGCGAAATGCTGCTCTACGTTAACCCCCAATCCCTGCTCATTACGTCGCTCACGAACGCGCATGTCATACACACCGCCCAGGTGATGGACGCAAGCGGCGTGATCTTCGTAGGTGGAAAAAAGCCCGAAGAAGCGGTCATCAAAAGCGGAAAGCTGAATAATGTCCCACTTCTTTCAACTCCTCACCTCATCTATGAATGTTGCGGACGGCTCTTCACAAACGGTATCCGGGGCGACAAGAAGATCCCCGTTGATTAA
- a CDS encoding benzoate-CoA ligase family protein: MIHGTQQDFFNATDYFIDRNIRQGRGNKVAVYTEYRNYTYNDIQKMVNKTANGLRELGVRVDDRVMILMLDVPQFYAMFYGAIKIGAVPIPVNTMLTPEDYEYYLNDSRARVLVVSEPLVPLVMKITGDLRYLRDLIIIDEKQGAFIPFKQKYRHAPETIKTEFTTRDDVAFWLYSSGSTGSPKGAIHSHYDMVAVSESFGQHVLKLTEDDILFSAARLFFAYGLGNSGYLPFSVGASVILNAQAPKPESVFEYLKQYRPTVFFGIPTLYGQMLEYKEKEDKEKGTTPDPNGNHELSSVRICTSAGEALPPDILVRWKKRFGIEILDGIGSTEMLHIFISNQPGDVRAGSTGKPVPGYEVRLVDEEGRDVPKGEIGMLLVKGGSAAQQYWRKREKTRATMQGEWINTGDKYYEDQDGYYWCAGRGDDMLKVGGIWVSPVEVENCIMEHPAVYEVAVVGHADEKGLVKPKAFVVLKEGQKGTKELAKEIQQWVLDKMAKYKYPRWVEFVKELPKSSTGKIQRFKLR; the protein is encoded by the coding sequence ATGATTCACGGAACGCAACAGGATTTCTTCAACGCCACGGATTACTTTATTGACCGCAATATCCGCCAGGGCCGCGGCAATAAGGTTGCGGTGTATACGGAATATCGCAATTACACCTACAATGACATTCAAAAAATGGTCAATAAGACCGCAAATGGCCTGCGCGAACTGGGCGTTCGCGTTGACGATCGAGTCATGATTCTCATGCTCGACGTGCCTCAGTTCTATGCCATGTTCTACGGTGCCATTAAAATCGGGGCCGTACCGATCCCCGTTAACACCATGCTCACCCCTGAAGATTATGAGTATTACCTGAACGACAGCCGGGCGCGGGTGCTCGTGGTTTCGGAGCCGCTCGTTCCTCTGGTTATGAAGATCACGGGCGACCTCCGTTATCTGCGCGATCTTATCATTATCGATGAGAAACAGGGCGCCTTTATCCCGTTCAAACAGAAATACAGGCACGCACCCGAGACCATCAAGACGGAGTTTACCACCAGAGATGACGTGGCTTTCTGGCTTTATAGCTCAGGCTCAACCGGTTCCCCCAAGGGCGCCATCCATTCACACTATGATATGGTGGCCGTTTCAGAATCTTTCGGACAACACGTGCTTAAGCTCACTGAAGATGATATCCTGTTCTCGGCTGCACGGCTCTTTTTTGCTTACGGTCTCGGTAATTCCGGATACCTACCTTTTTCCGTTGGGGCATCTGTCATCCTCAACGCACAGGCGCCGAAGCCCGAAAGCGTTTTCGAATACCTCAAGCAATATCGCCCCACGGTGTTCTTCGGTATACCCACGCTCTACGGTCAAATGCTTGAGTACAAAGAGAAGGAAGACAAAGAGAAAGGGACGACCCCCGACCCGAACGGAAACCATGAACTCTCCTCGGTACGCATCTGCACCTCAGCCGGCGAGGCACTACCGCCTGACATACTGGTCCGCTGGAAGAAACGTTTCGGCATCGAAATCTTAGACGGCATAGGGTCCACGGAGATGCTCCACATATTCATTTCCAACCAGCCGGGAGACGTGAGGGCGGGATCCACCGGTAAACCGGTGCCGGGTTACGAGGTAAGACTTGTTGACGAGGAAGGCAGGGACGTTCCCAAGGGAGAAATAGGCATGCTCCTCGTAAAAGGTGGAAGCGCCGCGCAACAATACTGGAGAAAAAGAGAGAAGACGCGAGCAACCATGCAGGGTGAGTGGATCAATACCGGAGATAAGTATTATGAAGACCAGGATGGCTACTACTGGTGTGCCGGTCGCGGCGACGACATGCTGAAGGTGGGCGGTATCTGGGTCTCTCCTGTTGAAGTGGAGAATTGTATCATGGAACATCCCGCCGTGTACGAAGTGGCCGTGGTAGGTCATGCCGATGAAAAGGGTCTCGTCAAACCCAAGGCATTTGTGGTCCTCAAAGAAGGTCAGAAGGGAACAAAAGAACTGGCCAAAGAGATACAGCAGTGGGTCCTCGACAAAATGGCCAAGTATAAATATCCGCGCTGGGTTGAATTTGTTAAGGAGCTTCCCAAGAGTTCGACGGGTAAGATCCAGAGGTTCAAACTCCGCTAA
- a CDS encoding ATP-binding protein: MVDTLQYTPQITLEFPIGEQNFFMAGESASKVKKTLQQIGLKQDIIKKIAIIIYEAAMNVAIHAHHGLLTVQIDAEGVSIQTSDQGAGIPDIDLAMQEGYSTAPYEVREMGFGAGMGLPNIKQCSDELTIDSRVGQGTTLKAKVYFSPKDPESSG; this comes from the coding sequence ATGGTGGACACGCTGCAATACACACCCCAGATCACTCTGGAATTCCCCATAGGGGAACAGAATTTCTTCATGGCAGGGGAGTCCGCTTCCAAAGTCAAAAAGACGTTGCAGCAGATAGGCCTGAAACAGGATATCATAAAGAAAATAGCTATCATCATTTATGAGGCCGCTATGAATGTGGCGATCCACGCACACCACGGACTGCTCACGGTTCAAATCGACGCGGAAGGCGTGTCCATTCAAACAAGCGATCAGGGAGCAGGGATCCCCGACATCGACCTTGCCATGCAGGAAGGGTATTCGACCGCCCCTTACGAGGTGAGGGAAATGGGTTTTGGGGCCGGCATGGGACTGCCCAATATCAAACAGTGCTCTGACGAACTCACCATCGATTCACGGGTCGGCCAGGGGACCACACTCAAGGCAAAAGTCTATTTCAGCCCCAAAGATCCCGAGAGTTCAGGGTAG